The region TGGACATGCTGTACACATACTCACGCATTTACATACATAACCCCACTCAGTGCCATGTTTTGCACACCAACATTGAAAGACCCCAGTAGTTTACCTTCATAATTCTAATCCAAAGAGCTTGATGCAAAACTGGGACAAGAGGAAGTTATTTTGTGGGCAGAAAATGTACCATTATACCTCATGACATCAGCAGTTTCACAATAAATTTGCTGACTCAGAAGTCACAGCCTCTGACCACCTGGTGACTCTGTGGGATATGATTCTGAAATTTCTCCCTCTAAATCTGGCACCTGCtattatgtctttttaaaaaaaatacattcattaACCAACTCGAGCAAGACTAAGGGCAACTTGTTTGCATTTTAAACAAAGACCAGTTTTTCTGTGTAAACTTACATTGTGGCTCTCACAGGAATATTGGCAATTGCTAAGTCATTCTAAGAGGAGTAACAATTAAAGGACATTGTACATATATTTAGTTGGTGATCTGATTTCCTGTGAGCTGGACAGTTCCTGTATTGTGTTCACACAGGAAAGCGAGACCGTTTGCAAAGGTGCAGATGCATATCTTCATTGCAGATTGATGCTTTTTGAGTTGGGTCATGTTAATTTTATGCTTAGACATGTGCTGTCCTTAAGAATATGACTAGGATCTATTTCTGACTTGTGAAAAGGACAAGGCAAGAATTTTTATCACATTGCATGTGATTTTTGATCTTGCTTTGAAACAGAAAAAGATAGGAAAGCTGATGCAGCCATTTTCATGTTATTGAATGACAAAGGGATCATGGCAGAACTAGTTAACCTCTTGGAGCATAAATGTCTCTCCCCTTTCTGATTGTAGTTGTGGGCATTTCTGGTAAGATCTTTCTCCACTGTTCTTCATGGCTGTGTCactatttttaaatgttctctTATCTATCTGACAACAATCACATCTGCAGTTTACCTTAAAAGTAAGAAGAAGTCTTAAGACACTTCAAAACGTTATAACAAAGGAAACAGACATTGAGCCAAAGAAGGAGACAATGGAAGAAGTGACCAAACTgattccaagttaaaaatcacacaacaccagattatcgaccaataggtttatttgaaagtactagctttcggagagctgctccttcatcaggtagttggggagcaggatcataagacacagaatttatagcaaaagattacagtgacatgcaactgaaatgatatattgaacaaacccttTTGGGATCTTTGTTTGGTCAGTCTATCATTAGAGTTGCatcatgatcctgctccacagctacttgatgaaggagcagcgcgctGAAAGCTCGTACAGTAGCGCCTCGCCATACGaatgaccccgttcacgaacaaatcggtttacgaacaggattgtaagtaaaattttgcttcagaGTATGTACGAAATTCAAGTACGAACAAAGGTACGGATGCAAAAAGCCtgtggtttcattgtcattgttctgTTATTCTATGCGCGCtctgaacgcaaaagctctcgggccccgcgtgatctcattcagtttgtcTTTGGTGTGCGTGCTGTGAACATCcaacgtccaagcattcttacacttttttttgttttttgcattaaattagccCTCATTATGGCTCCCAAGAAAGTGAATAGTGGTAGTGTTAGTGGTGTTAAATGTATTACTGTAGAAACGAAGAAGGAAATAATAGATAAACATGAGAATGGTTCACGCGTATCTGATCTCGCTATACAGTACAACATGGCGAAATCGACTATCTGTATCATCCTAAAGAACAAAGAGGCACAAAAGGCAGCTGATGTGGCTAAAGGAGTGATTATTTTAACGAAGCAGCCTAAATTGTTAGATGAGGTTGAAAAATTATTATTAGTTTGGATAAATCAAAAAGAGCTTGCTGGAGATAGTGTTAACGAGACTATAATCTGCGAGAAGGCTCTACACATACACCGTGATTTGTTGGCAACACCGCCGAGTACAAGTACTGCTCGTGTTGAAGAATCTAAAGCCAGCAGAGGCTGGTTTGATAAATTTCGTCGACGAACTGGAATCCATAGTGTAATAAGGCATGGAGAAGCAGCTAGTTCGGACAAAATGGCAGCGGAGGACTTTGTGAAGGAATTCAATAAGTTTGTCAAAGATGAAGGTTATGTCTCACATCAAGTTTTTAACTGTGATGAAACTGGACTTTTCTGGAAAAAAATGCCCAAAAGGACCTACATAACCCAAGAGGAGAAGGCACTACCGGACCACAAACCAATGAAGGACAGGTTAACGCTTTTATTGTGCGCGAATGCAAGTGGGGATTGTAAGATTAAGCCTCTATTAGCCTACCACTCTGAAAATCCTCACGCTTTTAAACGCAATAATGTGTTGAAGGCTAAACTTCCGGAAATGTGGAGGGCGAATAGCAAGGCTTGGGTCACGCAAATGATTTTTAAGGAATGCTTGACGGAAGTCTTTGCACCAGCTGTCAAGGAATATCTTGAAACAAATAATTTGCCACTTAAGTGTCTTCTAGTAATGGACAATGCTCCTGCCCATCCTCCAAATTTGgaagaagacttggacattgaaTACGACTTCATAAAAGTAAAGTTCCTTCCTCCCAACACCACTCCTCTCATCCAACCCATGGACCAGAATGtcattgcaaatttcaaaaaattatataTGAAGGCTCTGTTCGCCAGGTGTTTCCAGGTCACCAATGACACAGATTTGACCCTTGATCAGTACTGGAAGGACCACTTCAATATCCTCCACTGCATAAGCCTTATTGATAAGGCATGGAACGAGGTCTCTTTCTGTACATTGCAGTCGGCCTGGAGGAATCTTTGGCCAGATTGTGAACCTGAGAGAGACTCCGCGGGTTTAAAGGAGGAGACATCAGTAAATGTAGTGAACGAGATTGTGACCCTGGGCCAAAATTTGGGCTTGGAGGTTGATGAGGATGATGTGGCGGAGCTGATGGAGGACCACATCAAGAACTCAGCACAGAAGATCTTGTTGAATTGAAACAGGAGCAGGTGAAGGTTATGCAGTAGGAGCATTCTGGAGAGGATGAAGAAGAGAGGGAAGATGTATCAAGTGTTCAAATCAAAGACATTTATAGCAAATAGAGTGAAGTGCAGGCATCACCCTAACAAAACTGTGACcaacagagcagtgaacattttaaatgacaatgtgatgtctcattttcagaaaattctgcaacaaagaaaaaaaacaagtttctctggatcgttttcttgtggcatcaccaacctccaagagacaaaaaagagaaaagactctggaaatatccgaacaatgggaaaattgattcagttcgcgaacttttcggttcgcgaaccgtgtcccagaacggattaagttcgtaaatcaaggcgctactgtacttccaaataaacctgttggattataatctggtattgtgtgatttttaactttgtctaccccagtccaacactggctcctccacatcaaactGAGTCAGGTATTAAACGGCTTCCTAAAGGACAGGAGGGAAGAGAAGAAtcagaatgtgttggtgaaatggCTTCACATTTGTTCATCAATGGGAGGGCAAAGACCTGATCAGAAAATGTCAATATCATCGTTAAACTCCGAAATGGTTGATTATGAAGGACATCATGCTGATACGTTCCTTCTGATACATTCTAAATTCCATCCCTTTCTCTGAACTCGCCCCCCCTCGAATCATATTCCCACTAACAGTTGAACTGAATTTCTTCTTTAAGAGGAGAACTCTCATTTACCCAATGAGTTGcaatgatctggaatgcattcctGAAAGACTGATGGAAGCAGATCAATAATAGCTTTCAAAAGATAattgaatatatttgaaaatTAGAAATGTGCAGGACTATGGAGAAAAGAACAAAGGAGTGGGACTAACTTGAGAGCTCATTCACACAGGTATGCCGGCTAAAAGGCCAGCTTGTGTCCTTGGAGTATTTTCAGTGGGAGAGCTGTTGTTTTGAAACTAGCTACAGTCATCACCTTTATTTTCTGAAGTACAGTGTCTCATTTCTATTCATCCTGCCACTTTAGACCAAGTTTGTGTGCAGATTATTGATGACTAAAAGAAAGTATTATATTCAAAAAATTTACAATACTTAAACCAACTAAACAATAAAGGTCTAGTGGTAAGATTGGTCCATCAGCACACAGCAGATGAGGCAAAACCTTGAATTCTAATATCAACAAACCTCActatttctgcatttttttttcttatgcaTTCCCATTAATGACATGGTAAGCTCAGTGTTTGCCTGAAACAGCGTTTCATCATCAGTGGGGCTGATTTAACAAATAACAAAACCCGAGGGGTTGATCTGAGTGATCATCTGCTGGCTGCATTCAACACAGTCCATCAGCACAGATAACACAGACTCATTACCAAACGGATTATCATCCACCGAGCCAACTAGGAAAAGGTCACACAAATATCAGCAAATATTTAAGGAATCACATTACCCTTTTACTTTTGTAAAACAGCTGCCAGACATAATGACTTTTCATACATTAATAAGTGAAAATATCGCAACATTTCTTAATTTATTCTTGGAATAAACATTGGATTCTTAatattgtgtggtttttaaaaaaatatataatgggTTTTAAATGATAGTGCCAGCCTTAAAGAGTTGCTTTTACTTTAGCAGGAGATGGGATATCTCTTGAAAGAGAAGAAACGTGGGAACAATTGCTGAATCCTTTCAGCTTTAACCCCTTAAATGCTGAAGCCTTGATCACATTGAGTGTTGCATTCCTCAATGAAAAGAAAGAGCATTGGAAAGTACTTCGGTTTCAGTGCACATGCCAGGAGCAACAAATGCTTCTTCTGGAGTGTCAGGAAATTTTCTGACGGGAACAGGCTCAGTACACCAGCAGCTTTGTAGACTGACCTGATAGATGAACTACCCTTGAAAGGTTGGAAAGGAGAGGAAAAAAATGGAAAGGACACATTTGCACCAGAAATTTTGCAGTTTGCAGGAGTTTGTTTCATTATTGCATGTTTAGCTGTTACACATGCGCAAAGTATCATTGATGCAAAAATTGTGGTGCAGCCTCTGAAAGATGCTTAATAGCAGCCCTGGACGAAAATTCCAATTCAAAGGACAATACTGCAGATTATTCACATAACAGAGCAGTCAGCTTTTCTTCACCACTTTTGTTCATATGTTCAGGTAAAAAGTTCACCTCTTGGGTTATAAATTACTGCCGCTGTCCAGTGTAATCTCTCTTTGGGTTTATTAGTAAAGTGCTGTAGACTGAAGATGGGGAATTTTCCAAGGGTCCAGACTGACATCTAGTCACATTTATTTTTGTCCGAACATCCTTCGGAGTCTCCTTGAGAAAAGTGACCAGCAGGGCCTGAAGTGAAGGCTTTATCAGTCACTTCACAATGGAAGTCAGCAAATGAATTATATTAGGATTGAAAATGGctcgcagtgtgttggagagtgggCTGCCGGGTGACAATAAACATGTCCTGGAATTTGTCCTCCATCATTCAAGTTCAGATAGCAGATCTGGACCTTAAGTATTGCTCACTATCCCACTCTGTCTATATATGACCTGTGGAAGAGATTGAGGTTAGTCTCAAGGATGTCTGGTCTGTAAGTAACCTACAGCATGAGCTGATATCAGCCTGTGCTCTTTAGTCATGCTCTACTTCTGAACATTGGCTCATCTTTTTAGAAGGTTTAAGATACACATCtatttatgcatttttaaaatgaaactatTATTTTTGGACGGAGAGGCTTCTATAGATGTATGGAAATATTTTCTGTGACTTCAAGTACAAGTGAAAAGTAACCAAGGAATTCCACTGTGGTGTTATTTTAATCAGGATTTATTGAAAACAGAACCTGAAATGCAGTAAGCATTCAGATCTGTACCATACCTGTGCTTTTCCCTGGCAGCAGATGGAATGTGCACCTGTTATTACAGTGCTAATAACTTGTCATTGTGAATGATTGCTTGGTCACGTTTCTTATATTTTACATATATTCTGCTTCTTTTATGGGttagaatttttatttttgtcaggAATTGAATACCCCAATCCCATCAGTTGTTATTGGGTGCTTGTCAGGTATTCCAATCACAACAGCCTGAATCTTGGCTTCTTTTTTTTCCAGATATTGAGTCGAAGATACTTATTTTTGCATCTGGTAATCATGGTGAGAGATGTAAGTGATGTGCTGTTCTTTCCCTTTCAGTAATAATGTAGGTGTATGAATCTCACCCACGGGGCACTTCAGCCTGTAAACTCACTGTGTGAGCTGCCAGTCAACAGAAGAAGTGGGAACAATTGTTTTTGAGCTGTGGAATATAAAAGTGAAGCATCCTTGTGATTTCATTTCTTTAAGACACCTTCGCGGGGGATATTAGCATATAGAATAATAGAAACTGGCTGTGATTCTAAGGCTGTCATTGAGTATCATTGAGGAGTGATAGAACTGTCATAAACTGGAGATGGGGGGTTGTAACCTGAGTATCTTGCCTTTCAATTTTAGAATGCGCGGTTTGCAGATGTAGTTTTATCTAAATGACAAGATCTAGCTGGTTGGTGAGCAAGTGGATGGATTTCTCCATGTGGAGAAATGAAATTTCACAAATATATGCAAGCTCTTAAAGGGGCCACACGATGAGCTGCTTCATAGAGTCAATTCTCTGCCATGAAATTAAAGCTGCAAATTCATGACTTTTACCCTGCAGTCATTCAGAGTGCTAAGAAATCCTAACACCTACAAGCAGCTCTGCCATGACCAGCTTGCTTCCTCATGATAAAGTTGTTTTTCAGTTTGCTTTGTGTTtatcagctctgacctccagcatctgcagccctcactttctctctttgtgTTTATAAGGACTTGAATTGGATGCGATTAGAGCGGAAGCGGCCATTATCAGGTAGTCTGCTATTAGTTTAGTGAATATACAATATAGCTACAAGTTAATGTGAGAATATTAACAACCTTCCCTTCCCTTCACTTCCCTTCATAACTGGAGTTTACAGTGCAAAAAGAGTGATATTTAAAAAGTCAAAGAATCAGGGCTTAGAATTTGTTAAATCCTAATTAACTTAATCAGAAGActgtaaaacataggagcagaaattaggccattcagtccattgagtctgctccaccattctatcatagctgataactttctcaaccccattctcccactttctccctataacacttgatccccttgatactcaagaacctatctatctcagtcttaaatacgctcaatgacctggcctctacagccttctgtggcagtgaattgaatcgattcaccactctctggctgaagacgtttctccttttctccattctAAACGGTCTAAATTACTGTAAGAAAAGGATATGTTTCAACTGTTTTGTAAGTGTTTCTCTTTGTGGACATGAACAAGtcaagaaacatagaaactaaaaGCAGGAGTGGATCAAATGGCAActtgagcctgctcagccattcaatatgatcatggctgatcctctttCTCTTATGTATATTACTGCTTTCTCCCCTTAGCCCTTGACGTCTTTAAAATCTAACAATGTGTTTATCTCTTTCTCGATTGTGTTTAGTGATTTGGACACCACAGCCTTCAGTGAggcatttcacagattcaccacactttTTTCATCTTGATTTTCAATGGTCTATCCTGTAtactgagactgtgtcccctgattCTGCACACCCTAATCATGgaaaacattctccctgcatctatctgtccagcactgttagaattttacaattttcagtcagattccctctcatcttTCTTAACTTGAATGAATACAGGTCCAGGTGAACAAATCTCATCTCAAAAGAGAAGGGGTGTCCCAAGTTCCATTAGTGCTCTTTCGCTGAACCAGCTGATGCCCATATTAATGGGTAGTGAGATATTATAATTATCGTTTCCTAAAAGGAAGGGACGTTAGTCAGGTTTGACTGTAGCCATAATATGACACAGGTTCAAGATTGGAATTGACTGAGGTAGAATAGCTGTCTTGATTGAAAACCTAGTTGACACTCAAGGTCTAATTTTGACTGGTCATCCCCGTATAGGATCAGGCTGAATTCTTTAGTTAGGGTCTCTTGAAACTATTGATAAAATTCCACTCAATCCTGTAGGTGTGCCACTCAGTATGTGTGATAAAGCCCATTTATCTGTATCCCAGTGTGTATTCTGGCTGGCAGCTATGCGAAGGACGCTAGTTGGAGAACCCTAGTATATAGGGAGCAAAGTGTTCCAATGCCTGCCCCATTCAATCCTACCTAGGAACAAGGTACATGGCTTGCTGCGAGGTTTTTGATCTGTTGTTCCAAATTGTTCAAGGGTCATTGAGCATTTGAGGGTCAGTGGTACAAGTATTAGAATCACTTTTAGTCAGCTGGGTGGAGGCAGTCAAAGGTGAAGGATGCTGGGCAGTCAGCTTTAGCTCCAAGATGGACTCGATCTGAAAGATGTCGTTGTTGTGGCAGTTTCTGAGCAGTTAGGGCTCAGGAGTGCTGGACGCCAACAGATGCAGATAAGTGTTCAGGAAAAGCCTGGAttaacaggataaattgagtAATGGTAGCAGATCCTGTTACATGTTGCCTCCAATGCATGGTAACAAATAGGTAGTAATCATGGTGGcatagtgtagtgattgtaatgaggtcagccaggtggacctcatagaatatgaattccctgattggggctgctaacctggtccaatcatggagctctggctgacagatataatcagAAATGTCAGacgttctgttcactctgacagctggctcttaGGAAGTCGGATGAGTATCAAGGACttcccatgtgtaaataaagagtgacatgGCGATGGGATgctagcctctgtggagttaattcacaaggtacctgacctgcacatctttggaatgtgggaggaaaccagagcacacccactcagacagggggagaatgtgcaaactccacacagacagtcgcccgaggtgggaattgaacccaggtccctagcactgtgaggcagcagtgctaaccactgggtacCTTGCTGCCCCAAGGCTCAGAACATTCTTCAAACACACAATTATTTTTAAGGGGGGAGAAAGACAACTTGCAAACTCAATCTATCACCTATCTCTCCTGACATTATGTGACACTACTCAAATAAACAAGCACATCATCATATCAGTGATAGCCTATTGATATTATCtctgaactattaatccagagacccaggtcatgttctggggacctgagtttgaatcctgccatgacagatgatgcaatttgaatttaataataatctggaactaagagtccactgatgaccatgaaaccattgctgattgtcaagggagaaaaacccatctggctcactaatgtccttcagggaaagaaatctgccactcTCAtctagtctgacctacatgtgactccagacccacagcaatatgacccacagactcttaactgctctctgtgcaataagggatggacaatacatgATGGTCCACTCAGTG is a window of Chiloscyllium plagiosum isolate BGI_BamShark_2017 chromosome 30, ASM401019v2, whole genome shotgun sequence DNA encoding:
- the LOC122564609 gene encoding tigger transposable element-derived protein 1-like, translating into MAPKKVNSGSVSGVKCITVETKKEIIDKHENGSRVSDLAIQYNMAKSTICIILKNKEAQKAADVAKGVIILTKQPKLLDEVEKLLLVWINQKELAGDSVNETIICEKALHIHRDLLATPPSTSTARVEESKASRGWFDKFRRRTGIHSVIRHGEAASSDKMAAEDFVKEFNKFVKDEGYVSHQVFNCDETGLFWKKMPKRTYITQEEKALPDHKPMKDRLTLLLCANASGDCKIKPLLAYHSENPHAFKRNNVLKAKLPEMWRANSKAWVTQMIFKECLTEVFAPAVKEYLETNNLPLKCLLVMDNAPAHPPNLEEDLDIEYDFIKVKFLPPNTTPLIQPMDQNVIANFKKLYMKALFARCFQVTNDTDLTLDQYWKDHFNILHCISLIDKAWNEVSFCTLQSAWRNLWPDCEPERDSAGLKEETSVNVVNEIVTLGQNLGLEVDEDDVAELMEDHIKNSAQKILLN